A stretch of DNA from Myxococcota bacterium:
TCGCTGCATTCGAATCAACAAATGTGTTTGCGATAGCTCTTTTTCGTGCCGACACAGTTGACACCGGAATGAGTCTCGTTACTCTGCCGCGCGCTCACAAGGGGAGCACCGTTCCATGAAGAACCGATCGACGTACAAGCGCCATTCGATCGCCGCGAACGCGGCGGGCGAAGAGATCGCGCGCTCGCTCGGTTGCGGTGCTTCTTGGCGAACTCCGCATGCCGGCCGTTTCGCGCCCGCACTCGTCGGCCCGTTCGCCTTGGTGGATCCGAAGTAGCGATCCGCGTCTGATTCCCGTTGGAGCCAGGACCTCCTAGCGCCGGAATCGGCGCGAAGGAGGTTTCTCTCTTTCGGGTTGTGTTCGCGCTCGAGGCGCGGGCTCGCTGGCGGCGTCGCCGCGGCGAACAGAACAGCCCTACGCATACGCCGCATTGGCTCAGTGGCTAGAGCATCCGCTTGTCGAGCGGAAGAGCGCGGGTTCGAATCCCGCATGCGGCGCCAGTTCACCAGGGTGTAGCTCAGTCGGGAAGAGCTCTTTCTTCGGAAGGAAGCGGTCGTTGGTTCGAATCCAACCACCCTGACCAGGCCGGGGTAGCCCAATCGGCAGAGGCGACGGTCTTAGACACCGTTCAGTGTGGGTTCGAATCCCACCTCCGGTACCAGTTTTCATCGGCGTAGCTCAGAGGACAGAGCACCGCTCTGCGAAGGCGGAGGCCGCAGGTTCGAGTCCTGCCGCCGATACCAGGATCCCAACAGAGGAGACGTTCGTTCCGTGGTGGCGGAATTGGCAGACGCACCGGGTTGTTACCCCGGCGCCCGACACCGGGCTTGCAGGTTCGAGGCCTGCCCACGGAGCCAGGCCGACATAGCTCATCGAGCAGAGCACCTGTTTCGTAACCAGGAGAGCGGGGTGCAAGTCCTCGTGTCGGCTCCACAACACGCGCGGTAGCTCAGGAAGCAGAGCGCCCGGTTGAAGCCCGGGAGGCGCTGGTGCGACTCCAGCCTGCGCGACCAGATTCGATCGATTGGAGAAGTCGTTTGAAACATGCGGAGAGACTCGGAGTCGACCCGGCGTCATGAGCCGGGGGAGCGGGTTCGACTCCCGCCTCCGCGAGTTCGTCCACGTGGTCCAGCAGCACGGATTCCGGGTTCTCACCCCGGAGACGCGGGTGCAAACCCCGCCGTGGGCACCAGTTCTGGCGAGTAGCTCAGAGGAAAGAGCGCCGGTCTGATATGCCGGAGGTCGGGGGTGCGAGGCCCTCCTCGCCAACCAGGATTCGAAACAGAGGAGAACACTTCACCGTCGTAGCTCAACGAATAGAGCGCCGCGCTTCGGACGCGGAGGATGGGGGTTTGAATCCCCCCGACGGTTCCATGCCAGGCGGACGTAGCTCAGGTGGCAGAGCGCCGGCGTGCCACGCCGGAGGCCGCGGGATCGAAGCCCGCCGTCCGCTCCTGGGGGCAGGCGCAATCGGAAGCGCATCCGGATCTGACCCGGAAGGTTCGGGGTTCGACTCCCCGGCCCCCATCCAAAGACGCACAGGGTGCCCGTCGGCTGCGGCCCGGGGACTCCAAATCCCGCGGAGGAGGGATCGACACCTTCGCACCCTGCCAAGAACACGGTGGTCGTAGCTCAACGGGCGAGAGTGCCGCTCTGTGACTGCGGAGACCCGGGTTCGAGTCCCGGCGACCGCCCCAACCCGAAAGACACGCTGAGGCGTAGCTCGAAGGCAGAGCAACCGATTCTTAATCGGTGGGGTGTGGGTTCGAGTCCCACCGCCTCAACCAACCACACCGCGCGATGCGCGCGAGAAGGAGACACGAACGAGGTCAGCGTGGGCGGATCGTCGCCAGCGGAGCCGGTTCTGCATGCCGGCCTGGCGCGCGGGAGCTGAGAATCGCTCTGGCGCGTACCCGCGACGGACGCAGCGCTTGCCGGCATGGATAGCTCCAGTGGAAGAGCAACGGTTTGTCACACCGTGGGTCGTCGGTTCGAATCCGACTCCAAGCGCCACTGCCTTCGAAGCAGTCCAATGGTCACGGCACCCGCCGCGGGGTTCGACTCCCCACCAACAAGAGAAAGAAACGGGAGGCCCTCCCGCGTCACGGCGCGGAGTCGGTCGGGTGGCGACGCGGTCCTGGCGCTCGCCGCCCGGGTGGCGATGCGAGTGACGCAGCACCGGAGCGGCCCCGAGCCCGCGCCGCTGCCCGAGCCTGGTCGGTCGCAGCCGGCGGCGAGGAGCCGACCCGGCCCCACTGGTCGGCTCCGCAACCGCCACAAACGGTTCATCCGGCGCGAGCAAGCGCAGGGCCCGCCGCTCCGGTGTGGAGGGCCTCCCAACCCAACGATTTCCGAGGAGCGAGAGGGTCTCGCACCTCGCCACACACGAAGACCCTGGAGGTCGAGAACATGCGCAAGCTGTGGAAGCTCTACACGAAGTGGGAGATCGCGGATCACGAGCGCGGTCTGCTCTTTCAGCGCGACAACTTCGTCCGCGTGCTGATGCCGGGTACGCACCGGCTCGCGGACCCGTTGGGCCGCATGCACGTGGACAAGTACGACCTCACGAATCCGGTGTTCGAGCACCCGATCGATGAGTTCCTGGTCAAGACGCACCCGGAGCTCGCGGATCACCTGACGGTGGTCGAGCTGGGTGACCGTGAGGTGGGTCTCGCTCACGTGGACGGCAAGCTCGCCGACGTGCTGGCGCCGGCGACGCGGACGATCTTCTGGAAGGGCCTGCACAAGGTGCGGGTCCACGTCCAGGACGTGTCGGACGACTTCGCCGTGCCGCGCGAGATCGTGGGTCTGCTAGGTCGAGCGCTACCGCTGACGCGGCTGGCGAAGGCGGTCGAGCTGACGCACGTCTCGGACGGCCACGTGGGCCTGCTGCTGGTGGACGGCGTGCTCGAGCGCGTGCTCGAGCCGGGCGCGCACGCCTTCTGGAAGTGGGGCCGTGGGCTCCAGGTGCGACACCTGGACCTGCGACTCCAGAGCCTGGAGGTGTCGGGCCAGGAGATCCTGTCGAAGGACAAGGTCAGCCTGCGTCTCAACCTGACGGCGGGCTTCCGGGTCACTGACCCGGAGCGCGCCTTCCACGCGGTGCCGGACTTCGCGGACTTCCTGTACAAGGAGCTGCAGTTCGCTCTGCGTGAGGCGGTGGGTACACAGACCCTGGACGAGATCCTCGCCAGCAAGGACGAGCTCGGCCAGTCGATCCACCGACAGGTCCGAGCGCGTGCGACGGAGGTCGGCCTCGAGGTGTCGAGCGTCGGTGTGAAGGACATCATCCTCCCGGGTGAGATGAAGACACTGCTCAACCAGGTGGTGGAGGCGGAGAAGCAGGCGCAGGCCAACCTGATCCGCCGCCGGGAGGAGACCGCGGCCACGCGGTCGCTTCACAACACGGCGAAGATGCTCGAGCGAAGCCCGACGCTGCTCCGGCTCAAGGAGCTGGAGGCGCTGGAGAAGGTCACCGAGCGGATCGACAAGCTCACCGTCTTCGGTGGTCTCGACGGCGTGCTTCACCAGTTGGTGAAGCTGGGCGACGGCGACTGAGCCGACGTCGTGAAGACCCACAACCGTTCCGGCGTCCCGGGGGCCACCCCGGGGCGTCGGAACTCCTGCAACGCCGGCGCGCGATTCCCGCGCGCCCGGAGAACGAGGCATGGCCAAGCGTCGACGACGCGCTCGGCTGCGACCGCGGCTAGCGGTACCGCACCGGGTGGCAAAGCACATCGAGCGGCTCGGACTCTACGACGCGGCGGACTACCTGGCTTGGTGCCGCGCTCGGGGGTTCCGCGCGTGTGTGCAAAAGAGCTTCGCGGAGCTCGAACAGGAGTGGTGCGTCCACGGTCGCGACCTCGTTCGCGCGCGCTTTCGCTATCGCAAGGACCGCAAGCCCGGCCGCATGATCGCGGATGTTTGCGCGGGGCGCGCGGTGGCGGGCGATCTCGCGCGGCCCCGGTGGCGCAGCCTCGCGGAGCGGATCGAGCGCGCCCGGCTGGCTCCGGCCGCACGTCGCGCACTGCGCACGCTCGTCGAGATCTGCGATCGCAAGGGCGACCTGCTCCTCGCCGAAGGAGTCTTCGGGCACGCCCACTACGCGTTCGTCGACGGCTTGATCGGTCTCAGCCGCCATCATCGATCCTGGCTGCGCTCCCCCCAGGCATGGTGCGTGCGCACCCACAACGCGCGGCGGCAGTTCGCCTCGCTCAGTCGACACCTCCTGGCGCGCTACCCCGTGCCGGCGTTTCTCGATGCTGCCTGGCTACGTGACGACCGCGCCGCGGGCGCCTACCGAGATTGGTTCGTGCGCGTGGGAAACGGACGGAGCCTGCGACGGGTCGCCGCACCCATCACCCTCAGCCACCGCATCGTGCACCACTTCCTGGGGGCACCCGAGCACTACTCGATCGAGCAGGCCCTGCGCCGCGGACAGATCCGCGCATCGGGAGGCGACGACCGTCTGGTAGACGCCGTCGCCGGAACGAGGCTCGGCGACCACTTCCAGCACGAAGCGTTCTGGGCGACCGTCCTCGCGTTCCTCGCGAGGAACCCGGAACTCGACTCCAGCCAGGTCGGCCCGATCGTCGACTACCTGCACCACCAGCGATTCGTCGAGCGGGACGTCTTCGTAGCCCGCGGAGAACGACGTCGGCTTCCGGCGCCTCAGCCTCACCTGTCGATGAAGGGACGCCGACTGTCCGTTCTGTTGCGTCAGGTCGCTCGCTGGCATCGGGAACTCGCGCGGAGCGGTCCGGGAGCCAGCATCCGCTGGAAGCCCAGTGGCATCGGGGCACTGGATTTCGAGACGGGGGTCCCCGGCAAGAGCCTGCGCGTCTGGCGGATTCGGGAACTCCTGTCGGCCTCCGAGCTGCGCCGCGAAGGCAGCGTGCTGCGCCATTGTGTCGCCAGCTACGCCGGCGCGTGCGCATCGGGGAGTGCGTCGATCTGGACCATGGAACTCTGGAGCTTCGAGGGCGTCCAGAAGCGCCAGACGATCGAAGTCAGCCCGAACCGGGTGATCGTCCAGTGTCGCGGCCGCTTCAACCGCGATCCGAACGAACAGGAGCGGCAGATGCTGTCGCGCTGGGCCCAGCAGGAGATGCTGACGATCAGTCGCTTCGTCGCGACGGCGTAGCCAGAACGACCGCGGACCTCACGCGCCGACCTACCGATAGAACTGCTCCGCCCAACGACGGAACTCCGGAACCGGGCCGTCGCCGTCCGAGAGCAGGGGCTTCGCGTGGTAGGCCTTGTTCTCCCAGACCGGGAAATCCTGGGTCACGGCCCGCGCCAACTCGTCGGCGTACTTCTGGTGGAAGGCTTCGAAGGACTCCTCGGTTCCCCCGCGCCGTTTGCCCAGCACACCGAAGCGAAGATGCGTCGTCTCGTCATCGATCGGCGTCATGCCCATCAGAATGGTCGTGTCGAGCATTCCCGAGTAGCGGACGTAGCTGCTGCCGAGGCCCGGGTTGCGCCCGACGACGTGAATCTGGTCGACGGCCCCGTCCAGCGTCTCGATGTTCTTCGACGTGCTCGCTTCCCACAGCACTTCGTGGGCTTCGAAGCGCACGTCGCGGTAGTGGGGCATCTCCATCCCGTGGACGTGCTGGAAGTGGGGCCAGTCGACGCTGTTCTCGACGACTTCCTGCGGGTGGGTACGCACGGTCCACTCGTAGCGGGTCCAGGTCGTCGTCCAGCCCTCGGCGCCATACTCGGCGACGATCGGAGGCTCCCAGGTCGGCTCGGCGCGATCGGCGTGGTACCAGGCCCAGAGCATGCCGGCCTGGTCGCGCAGCGGGTAGCGACCGACGTGCGCACCGGGGGGAACCCGTTTCGCGTAGGGCACCTCGATGCAGCTCCCGTCGCTGTCGAAGCGCCAGGCATGAAACGGACAGCGCAGGGTCTCTCCCTCGACGCGGCCGCCGTGCCCGAGGTGCGCGCCCAGGTGCGGACAGAAGGCATCGAAGCCGTGGACCGCTCCGCTCTCGCCGCGGTAGACGACGAGATCGCGGCCGAAGTAGCGCCGCGGCAAGACGCCGCGCACCTCCAGGTCGTCGCTCCACGCGACCGGGTACCAGCCCTGGGGCATGCCGAAGGGGAAACGGCTCACGCGCGGGTCCCGGGCAGCGCGAAGCGCCCGCGCGCGGTGATCGGCGGCAGGTCCAAGGTGGTGCGGATGCCCGGCGCGGCTTCGCACACGGGGCGAATCGCGTTCACGCAGTTCATCGCCGTGCACTGCAGGCCGAACTCGGTCGACTCGCCGTCGGTCACCGGGCCGAAGGAGCAGCGCAGCGGCGGCTCGCCGTCGATCTCCACGATGTATTCGAGCACCGCGTCGTAGGGCCAGTTCGGCTCGATGTCGTGCGACATGCGCCAGTAGGTCTGGAACTCGATGACCGGCTCGCCCGCCACGAGCCCGAGATACTCGTAGTGCTGACCGGCCACGTGGCCCTTCGGGATCTTCCCGGCGGATACCTCGAGATCCTCGTTCGCCACCGCGAACTCGAAGGAACTCTTGTGGTCGTCGAGCTCGAACCCGAGCCCCGCGGCGATCAGGTCCATCGACTCGAAGAAGATCTTGCTCATCACGCCGAGCAACATCGGCGGTCGCTTGCGCGCAGCGTCGGCCGAGGCGCCGAAACCGAGGGCGCCCATCACCATCTCGGGGCTCTCGCTCATCACGCTCATGTTGCAGACCTCGATCACGCGGATGCGGTCGATGCGGCGCGAGAGGCCCGACATGACGATCGGAAGACGGTCTCCGCCGAAGCCCGGGTGAATGCCGGTGCCGTGGAGCGAGCTCCGGCCTTCCGCGCAGGCCGCCTCGATCTTTCGCTTCGCCTTGCCTTCCTTGAGGTAGACCCAGCCCGAAGGCGTCACGACGTCGAGCCCCGAGGCCAAGAGCCGACACATCTCGTCGAGGTCCGTGAGCAGCGGTGCGTACAACACGCAGTCAGCGCCCAGTGCCAGCAGGGCGTCGACGTCGCGGGTGGCAGCGACGCCCAGCGGCTCGATCCCCGCCAGGGTTCCGGCGTCCACACCTTCCTTCTCCTCCGAGAACACCCAGACGCCGGCGAGTTCGAGGGCCGGATCCTCGACGATGGCCGGAATGGCGTGGCGACCCACGCTCCCCGTCGCCCACTGAATCACCCGGATCGGACGCTCCAACGTCGGCACTCCTCATGAGAGAAAGGGAGCCCAGAATACCGGGTTCAGCGCCGGCGGGGACGCGCGACCGCGCGCCAGGCACCCACCGCTCCGCATAAGCCGAGCCCGGCAGCGAGCGCACCGAGCGCCAGCGGCGCGATGCTGGGCACGGCGAACGCGAACGGCGTCTCCGCCACCCACTCGGGTCCGGGCGGAGCGGATCCGCCGAAGAAGATCGTCCCCGTTCCGCCGTTTCCGGTCGCGTCCGCGGTGGTGGCGCCCGCTCCTTCGTCGAAGTGGTAGAGCGCCGCGGTCTGGGCGTCGGGGGCGAACGGAGTCGTGGGCGGGGGGAACGGCGTCGTGTAGCGGAGCACCGTCGAGAAGCGCACCTCGTCGAGGAAGCCGTCGTAGTTGATGCCTGCGAACCCGTGCTTCTCGGCACCGAAGACCCAGAACGGGTCCGAGTTGTCGCAGGGCGAAGCCCCCGAGCCCCCATCCGGGCTGCAGAACGTGCCCGGGACGGCGCCGACCGGATAACTGACGTCGCCCGTGGGGCCGCCGGAAACAGGCCCCTCCGTATCGAGTACGCCGTCCACCCAGATTCGCAGCCGTCCGTCGGACGCGCGCCGCTCCACCGCCACGTGGTGCCATGCATCGTCGGCGACGACGACACTGCCGCACAGGGTGTAGTCGACGAAGTCGTCTCCAACGCCGAAGGCGACCGCGCCGTCGAGCAGACCGATCCCGACCTTCCGGGGCTGACCGAAACGATCGCGGTCGATCAGGATGTTCGAGTTCACCCAGTCGATCCCGAAACCGCACGCGAAGCCACCGTTGGGATTGTCGGCAGCGCTCGCGCGCAGGAAGAACTCGATCGTGAAATCCGCAACCCCGATGTTCACCGCGGCAGGGGGCAGCGTGTC
This window harbors:
- a CDS encoding slipin family protein — encoded protein: MRKLWKLYTKWEIADHERGLLFQRDNFVRVLMPGTHRLADPLGRMHVDKYDLTNPVFEHPIDEFLVKTHPELADHLTVVELGDREVGLAHVDGKLADVLAPATRTIFWKGLHKVRVHVQDVSDDFAVPREIVGLLGRALPLTRLAKAVELTHVSDGHVGLLLVDGVLERVLEPGAHAFWKWGRGLQVRHLDLRLQSLEVSGQEILSKDKVSLRLNLTAGFRVTDPERAFHAVPDFADFLYKELQFALREAVGTQTLDEILASKDELGQSIHRQVRARATEVGLEVSSVGVKDIILPGEMKTLLNQVVEAEKQAQANLIRRREETAATRSLHNTAKMLERSPTLLRLKELEALEKVTERIDKLTVFGGLDGVLHQLVKLGDGD
- a CDS encoding PcfJ domain-containing protein translates to MAKRRRRARLRPRLAVPHRVAKHIERLGLYDAADYLAWCRARGFRACVQKSFAELEQEWCVHGRDLVRARFRYRKDRKPGRMIADVCAGRAVAGDLARPRWRSLAERIERARLAPAARRALRTLVEICDRKGDLLLAEGVFGHAHYAFVDGLIGLSRHHRSWLRSPQAWCVRTHNARRQFASLSRHLLARYPVPAFLDAAWLRDDRAAGAYRDWFVRVGNGRSLRRVAAPITLSHRIVHHFLGAPEHYSIEQALRRGQIRASGGDDRLVDAVAGTRLGDHFQHEAFWATVLAFLARNPELDSSQVGPIVDYLHHQRFVERDVFVARGERRRLPAPQPHLSMKGRRLSVLLRQVARWHRELARSGPGASIRWKPSGIGALDFETGVPGKSLRVWRIRELLSASELRREGSVLRHCVASYAGACASGSASIWTMELWSFEGVQKRQTIEVSPNRVIVQCRGRFNRDPNEQERQMLSRWAQQEMLTISRFVATA
- a CDS encoding Rieske 2Fe-2S domain-containing protein, yielding MSRFPFGMPQGWYPVAWSDDLEVRGVLPRRYFGRDLVVYRGESGAVHGFDAFCPHLGAHLGHGGRVEGETLRCPFHAWRFDSDGSCIEVPYAKRVPPGAHVGRYPLRDQAGMLWAWYHADRAEPTWEPPIVAEYGAEGWTTTWTRYEWTVRTHPQEVVENSVDWPHFQHVHGMEMPHYRDVRFEAHEVLWEASTSKNIETLDGAVDQIHVVGRNPGLGSSYVRYSGMLDTTILMGMTPIDDETTHLRFGVLGKRRGGTEESFEAFHQKYADELARAVTQDFPVWENKAYHAKPLLSDGDGPVPEFRRWAEQFYR
- a CDS encoding dihydrodipicolinate reductase, giving the protein MERPIRVIQWATGSVGRHAIPAIVEDPALELAGVWVFSEEKEGVDAGTLAGIEPLGVAATRDVDALLALGADCVLYAPLLTDLDEMCRLLASGLDVVTPSGWVYLKEGKAKRKIEAACAEGRSSLHGTGIHPGFGGDRLPIVMSGLSRRIDRIRVIEVCNMSVMSESPEMVMGALGFGASADAARKRPPMLLGVMSKIFFESMDLIAAGLGFELDDHKSSFEFAVANEDLEVSAGKIPKGHVAGQHYEYLGLVAGEPVIEFQTYWRMSHDIEPNWPYDAVLEYIVEIDGEPPLRCSFGPVTDGESTEFGLQCTAMNCVNAIRPVCEAAPGIRTTLDLPPITARGRFALPGTRA
- a CDS encoding LamG-like jellyroll fold domain-containing protein, whose product is MPLALVVLLGFAALAADAQSLRFRGHGGSPGENFVFPDRVKIDTLPPAAVNIGVADFTIEFFLRASAADNPNGGFACGFGIDWVNSNILIDRDRFGQPRKVGIGLLDGAVAFGVGDDFVDYTLCGSVVVADDAWHHVAVERRASDGRLRIWVDGVLDTEGPVSGGPTGDVSYPVGAVPGTFCSPDGGSGASPCDNSDPFWVFGAEKHGFAGINYDGFLDEVRFSTVLRYTTPFPPPTTPFAPDAQTAALYHFDEGAGATTADATGNGGTGTIFFGGSAPPGPEWVAETPFAFAVPSIAPLALGALAAGLGLCGAVGAWRAVARPRRR